Proteins co-encoded in one Novosphingobium sp. PP1Y genomic window:
- a CDS encoding transglycosylase domain-containing protein: protein MAKNTGRRRTSGGPSSKPTRKPLWFRAIRSLMIWGLALALLGGLFLAAAVTFTMRELPDFSALKSSQNGQMIVVRARDGSELVSLGPSYGKWLGYDQIPQIMKDAMISVEDRRFRDHYGVDPIGIVRSVMVRYEAGRWKQGASTITQQLARNIFLNNARTFGRKAREMVLALALERKFSKDQILELYLNKVYFGGGAYGIDAASRKFFGHPATELSTGEAAIIAGLVKAPSNYSPTADVQASIARGNVVLGTMADNGVITQSEADGTDLTKVKLAKEKGQNSVRYFTDWALPQLDMLLPETNEPIEVWTTLDPRMQEAATAAIIANAPKGAQGALVSLDNDGAVLALVGGTDYINSNYNRATSAERQPGSAWKLFVYLAALEAGYTPSDPVVDEPVTIDGWSPHNSGRKYAGQIDIRSAFAYSKNTIAAQLGNEVGFGTVASMARRFGITTPINTQPAMVLGTSEVRLIDMTRAFAAVSAGGTSVEPYGITKVTTTDGEVLYQHKSVRGQVLVPHYVAAGITDLLQSAVATGTGRAAQIGRPVAGKTGTTSSNKDGWFLGFSSGVTTGVWMGRDDAKAVPGLSGGHAPARAFADFMKVAVAKRPVEEFDTKLQLPEWQLEPDDEYLQGNPDDYYYVDENGNLVHPGSGSGDDAPIYEDGTIGPGPGPGAAMVPDYGNPPAANDDFLDRATGRAPANDPGLRPGQGLAPKIVTPPAPGATRTPAPAATRTPTPVPNY from the coding sequence ATGGCCAAGAATACCGGCCGGCGCCGCACATCGGGCGGCCCTTCCTCCAAGCCGACCAGGAAACCGCTCTGGTTCCGCGCAATCCGCTCACTGATGATCTGGGGTCTTGCCCTGGCATTGCTGGGCGGCCTGTTCCTTGCTGCGGCCGTGACGTTTACCATGCGCGAACTGCCCGATTTCAGCGCGCTCAAGAGCAGCCAGAACGGGCAGATGATCGTCGTGCGCGCCCGCGACGGCAGCGAGCTGGTCTCGCTCGGGCCGAGCTACGGCAAGTGGCTGGGCTACGACCAGATCCCGCAAATCATGAAGGACGCGATGATCTCGGTCGAGGATCGCCGCTTCCGCGATCACTACGGCGTCGATCCCATCGGCATCGTGCGCTCGGTCATGGTCCGCTATGAGGCCGGTCGCTGGAAGCAGGGCGCCTCCACGATCACCCAGCAGCTGGCGCGCAACATCTTCCTGAACAACGCCCGCACGTTCGGGCGCAAGGCGCGCGAGATGGTCCTGGCGCTGGCGCTGGAACGCAAGTTCAGCAAGGACCAGATCCTCGAGCTTTACCTGAACAAGGTCTATTTCGGTGGCGGCGCCTATGGCATCGACGCGGCGAGCCGCAAGTTCTTCGGCCATCCTGCGACCGAGCTTTCGACCGGAGAAGCGGCGATCATCGCCGGTCTGGTCAAGGCCCCGTCGAACTATTCGCCGACGGCCGACGTCCAGGCGTCCATCGCGCGCGGCAACGTCGTGCTCGGTACGATGGCCGACAACGGCGTCATTACCCAGAGCGAGGCGGACGGCACCGACCTCACCAAGGTCAAGCTTGCCAAGGAGAAGGGGCAGAACTCGGTTCGCTACTTCACCGACTGGGCGCTGCCCCAGCTGGACATGCTGCTGCCCGAGACCAACGAGCCGATCGAGGTCTGGACCACGCTCGACCCCAGGATGCAGGAAGCGGCGACCGCGGCGATCATCGCGAATGCTCCCAAGGGCGCGCAGGGCGCACTGGTCAGCCTCGACAACGACGGTGCGGTGCTGGCGCTGGTCGGCGGCACGGACTACATCAATTCGAACTACAACCGTGCAACCAGCGCGGAGCGTCAGCCAGGATCGGCCTGGAAGCTGTTCGTCTATCTCGCCGCGCTCGAGGCGGGCTACACGCCGAGCGATCCGGTGGTCGACGAGCCGGTGACGATCGACGGGTGGAGCCCGCATAATTCCGGGCGCAAGTATGCCGGGCAGATCGATATCCGCTCCGCCTTCGCCTATTCGAAGAACACCATCGCGGCGCAGCTTGGCAATGAGGTGGGCTTCGGTACCGTGGCCAGCATGGCCCGCCGCTTCGGCATCACCACGCCGATCAACACTCAGCCGGCCATGGTGCTGGGCACTTCGGAAGTGCGCCTGATCGACATGACCCGCGCCTTCGCTGCAGTCAGCGCCGGCGGCACTTCGGTGGAGCCTTATGGCATCACCAAGGTCACGACGACTGACGGCGAAGTACTCTACCAGCACAAGTCGGTGCGCGGGCAGGTTCTGGTGCCTCACTACGTTGCGGCCGGGATCACCGACCTCCTGCAGTCGGCCGTGGCCACCGGTACCGGCCGGGCGGCGCAGATCGGCCGACCGGTTGCGGGCAAGACCGGCACGACGAGCTCGAACAAGGACGGCTGGTTCCTCGGCTTCTCCAGCGGCGTGACTACCGGCGTGTGGATGGGCCGCGACGATGCCAAGGCGGTTCCCGGGCTGTCGGGCGGCCACGCTCCGGCGCGTGCTTTCGCCGACTTCATGAAGGTCGCCGTCGCCAAGCGTCCCGTGGAGGAGTTCGACACCAAGCTGCAACTTCCCGAGTGGCAGCTCGAGCCGGACGACGAGTATCTCCAGGGCAACCCGGATGACTACTACTACGTCGACGAGAACGGCAACCTGGTGCATCCGGGCAGCGGCTCGGGCGACGATGCCCCGATCTACGAGGACGGCACGATCGGCCCGGGGCCGGGCCCCGGTGCCGCGATGGTGCCAGATTACGGCAATCCGCCCGCCGCCAATGACGACTTCCTCGACCGGGCGACTGGCCGGGCCCCGGCCAATGATCCGGGTCTTCGGCCCGGACAGGGGCTTGCGCCCAAGATCGTTACCCCGCCCGCGCCGGGCGCAACCCGCACTCCGGCACCGGCCGCAACGCGCACGCCGACCCCCGTTCCCAACTACTGA
- the msrB gene encoding peptide-methionine (R)-S-oxide reductase MsrB: MTDKLNLTEEEWRERLTPEQYQVLRQAGTERAFTGKYESNNQAGMYTCAGCGAPLFSSETKYNSGSGWPSYTAPVAGDAVDEHRDVSHGMVRTEVTCARCEGHLGHVFPDGPGPDGLRYCINSASLDFKPKED; the protein is encoded by the coding sequence ATGACCGACAAGCTCAACCTCACGGAAGAAGAATGGCGCGAACGGCTGACGCCCGAACAGTACCAGGTGCTGCGGCAGGCTGGCACCGAGCGGGCCTTTACCGGCAAGTACGAAAGCAACAACCAGGCCGGCATGTACACTTGCGCCGGTTGCGGCGCGCCGCTGTTTTCGTCCGAAACGAAGTATAATTCCGGCTCGGGCTGGCCGAGCTATACGGCCCCTGTTGCGGGCGATGCCGTCGACGAACATCGCGACGTGTCGCACGGCATGGTGCGTACCGAGGTGACCTGTGCCCGCTGCGAGGGACATCTCGGGCATGTGTTCCCGGACGGTCCGGGGCCCGACGGCCTGCGCTACTGCATCAACAGTGCCTCGCTCGACTTCAAGCCGAAGGAAGACTGA
- a CDS encoding NfeD family protein, which yields MDDLMNLEVHYTWLAIGLVLAIAEMAIPGVFLIWMAGAALITGLVAWLLPIGLPLQIVIFALLSIIAVFTGKRVLKDHPVVAADPKMNQRGERVVGETVVVTQAIEGGSGRVRLGDSEWLAKGADAIVGTRLKVVGHDGVVLVVEPMA from the coding sequence ATGGATGACCTGATGAACCTGGAGGTGCATTACACCTGGCTGGCCATCGGCCTTGTGCTGGCGATTGCCGAGATGGCGATCCCGGGGGTGTTCCTGATCTGGATGGCCGGGGCGGCGCTCATCACGGGGCTCGTCGCGTGGCTGCTGCCGATCGGGCTGCCGCTGCAGATCGTGATCTTCGCGCTGCTGTCGATCATCGCCGTCTTCACCGGCAAGCGCGTGCTCAAGGATCACCCGGTGGTGGCCGCCGATCCCAAGATGAACCAGCGCGGCGAGCGCGTGGTGGGCGAAACGGTTGTGGTGACCCAGGCGATCGAGGGCGGTTCCGGCCGCGTGCGCCTGGGTGACAGCGAATGGCTTGCCAAGGGCGCGGATGCCATCGTCGGCACGCGCCTCAAGGTCGTCGGCCATGACGGCGTGGTGCTGGTCGTCGAACCGATGGCCTGA
- a CDS encoding SPFH domain-containing protein: MGVRVVRQGYVYTVERLGKFTLAAQPGLHVIIPFVDRVGQKVNMMEQVLDIPGQEIITKDNAMVGVDAVVFFQVLDAGKAAYEVHNLYSSIMALTTTNLRTVMGSMDLDETLSKRDEINARLLSVVDHATSPWGVKITRVEIKDIRPPLDISNAMARQMKAEREKRAEILEAEASRASAILRAEGEKQSQILSAEGRREAAFRDAEAREREAEAEARATHMVSQAIAESGSQAINYFIAQKYTEAVAKFATSPNAKTILFPVEATQLIGTLGGIGELAKEALNSNPPSSPPPPPAQTRRAAPSVPPSAGGDR, encoded by the coding sequence ATGGGCGTTCGCGTCGTGCGGCAGGGCTATGTTTACACGGTAGAACGGCTCGGCAAGTTCACGCTTGCGGCGCAGCCCGGGCTTCATGTCATCATTCCTTTCGTCGACCGCGTCGGCCAGAAGGTGAACATGATGGAGCAGGTCCTGGACATTCCCGGGCAGGAGATCATCACCAAGGACAACGCCATGGTCGGTGTCGATGCGGTAGTGTTCTTCCAGGTGCTCGATGCCGGCAAGGCAGCTTACGAGGTCCACAACCTCTACAGCTCGATCATGGCGCTCACCACCACCAACCTGCGTACGGTCATGGGTTCGATGGACCTCGACGAGACGCTGTCCAAGCGTGACGAGATCAATGCGCGCCTGCTGTCGGTGGTCGACCATGCGACTTCGCCCTGGGGCGTGAAGATCACCCGCGTCGAAATCAAGGACATCCGGCCCCCGCTCGACATTTCCAACGCGATGGCCCGCCAGATGAAGGCCGAGCGCGAGAAGCGCGCCGAGATCCTCGAGGCCGAGGCAAGCCGAGCTTCGGCGATCCTGCGCGCCGAAGGCGAAAAGCAGTCGCAGATCCTCTCGGCAGAAGGTCGGCGCGAAGCCGCCTTTCGCGACGCCGAGGCGCGTGAGCGCGAAGCCGAGGCCGAAGCCCGCGCGACGCACATGGTCAGCCAGGCGATTGCGGAATCGGGCTCGCAGGCGATCAACTACTTCATCGCCCAGAAGTACACCGAGGCGGTGGCCAAGTTCGCGACCTCGCCCAATGCCAAGACGATCCTCTTCCCGGTCGAGGCGACCCAGCTGATCGGCACGCTGGGCGGGATCGGTGAACTGGCGAAGGAAGCGTTGAACAGCAATCCGCCGTCCTCGCCCCCGCCGCCTCCTGCCCAGACGCGCCGCGCCGCACCCAGCGTGCCGCCCTCTGCCGGCGGTGACCGCTGA
- a CDS encoding dienelactone hydrolase family protein, with protein sequence MCDEFTQASEDANLARRGLSRRQFAAMGATIALASCSKSVEADGGSQVAERMVSITTPDGVADAFFVHPSEGAHPGIVMWPDIAGLREAKKIMARTLAAEGYAVLVVNQYYRGGPAPLLKSFAEWRTPEGQAKIAPLREQLTPAAITSDAGAYVAFLDGQREVDKGRRIGSNGYCMGGPFTVRTAAAVPDRVGAAASLHGGGLVTEEPDSPHRLLAKTEASYLFAIARNDDARDPQAKVELRKTADAAGRPAEIEVYQADHGWCVPDSPSWDPSEADKAWNRMLALFARL encoded by the coding sequence ATGTGCGATGAATTCACCCAAGCAAGCGAAGACGCCAATCTGGCCCGGCGCGGCCTGAGCCGGCGCCAGTTCGCGGCCATGGGGGCAACCATTGCCCTGGCCAGTTGCTCGAAGTCGGTGGAGGCTGACGGGGGCAGCCAGGTTGCCGAGCGCATGGTTTCGATCACCACGCCTGATGGCGTTGCCGATGCCTTCTTCGTCCACCCGTCCGAAGGCGCCCATCCCGGCATCGTCATGTGGCCCGACATCGCGGGACTGCGGGAGGCCAAGAAGATCATGGCCCGCACGCTGGCTGCCGAAGGCTATGCGGTTCTGGTGGTGAACCAGTACTACCGCGGTGGCCCGGCGCCGCTTCTAAAAAGTTTTGCCGAGTGGCGCACGCCTGAGGGACAGGCCAAGATCGCGCCCTTGCGCGAACAGCTTACCCCGGCGGCAATCACCAGCGATGCCGGGGCCTATGTCGCGTTTCTCGATGGGCAGCGCGAAGTGGACAAGGGGCGCAGGATCGGCAGCAACGGCTATTGCATGGGCGGTCCGTTCACCGTGCGCACCGCGGCGGCCGTGCCCGATCGCGTCGGGGCGGCGGCCTCGCTCCATGGCGGCGGGCTCGTGACCGAGGAGCCGGACAGTCCGCATCGCCTGCTTGCGAAGACCGAGGCGTCCTATCTCTTTGCAATCGCCCGCAATGACGATGCGCGCGACCCGCAGGCCAAGGTGGAGCTGCGCAAGACAGCGGACGCCGCAGGCCGCCCGGCCGAGATCGAGGTCTATCAAGCCGATCACGGCTGGTGCGTGCCGGACTCGCCGTCCTGGGATCCGAGCGAAGCCGACAAGGCCTGGAACCGGATGCTGGCCCTGTTCGCTCGGCTCTGA
- a CDS encoding protein tyrosine phosphatase family protein — MPSDPDDIPCWQRIDARLTTSGKLSPADPERLRALGVRHVINLALPDSPGALTDEAILLAEAGIAYSHIPVPFDAPGDAHFTAFSDAMAAAGDAPVHVHCILNWRVSAFIYRWNRQARGMSPDKARALLRVQWDPAQSDHKDASAWARFIGD, encoded by the coding sequence ATGCCGAGCGACCCTGACGACATACCCTGCTGGCAACGCATCGACGCACGCCTGACGACTTCGGGCAAGCTCTCGCCCGCAGACCCTGAGCGGCTGCGCGCCCTTGGCGTGCGACATGTGATCAACCTCGCGCTACCGGATTCTCCGGGTGCGCTGACGGACGAGGCCATACTGCTGGCCGAGGCGGGCATTGCCTACAGCCACATCCCGGTCCCGTTCGACGCGCCCGGCGACGCGCATTTCACCGCGTTCAGCGATGCCATGGCCGCGGCCGGCGATGCGCCGGTCCACGTCCATTGCATCCTCAACTGGCGCGTTTCGGCCTTCATATACCGGTGGAACCGGCAAGCGCGCGGCATGAGCCCGGACAAAGCGCGCGCCCTGCTTCGCGTGCAATGGGACCCGGCGCAAAGCGACCACAAGGACGCCTCCGCCTGGGCCCGCTTCATCGGCGACTAG
- a CDS encoding diguanylate cyclase — translation MRFLAGARSESASSADKFVERSQAGEGGLSARELVRKQLMEDIGEFLLGNDLEISEANLSAALGLCSGNDIGLANRVAERRAKGLPIDQAWLDEQRKNGDEAINRISDKLERTLESFAETSRSARDTAAQYNTEMQAQVDKVDSGDDREEIRNLAAVAMAMIERTRHLEQEMRRSESEADSLRVSLAKARRDAEHDHLTGLPNRRAFEGLLESHFREAQQELDALSVAFCDIDHFKKINDTHGHDAGDRVLQAVAATLAKITDDNCHVARHGGEEFVMLFRGLGKTAAKEKLDSVREVFARRKFVNRRTDEPIGTITFSGGVADVFAYPTTRDALKAADIALYSAKEQGRNQIVAA, via the coding sequence ATGCGGTTTCTGGCGGGCGCTCGCTCGGAATCGGCTTCGTCGGCCGATAAATTCGTTGAACGGTCCCAAGCAGGCGAGGGCGGTCTTTCCGCGCGGGAACTCGTGCGCAAGCAGTTGATGGAAGACATCGGCGAATTTCTGCTCGGCAACGACCTCGAGATCTCCGAAGCCAATCTCTCCGCGGCGCTCGGCCTTTGCTCGGGCAACGACATCGGCCTGGCCAACCGCGTCGCTGAACGGCGGGCGAAAGGCCTGCCGATCGATCAGGCCTGGCTCGACGAGCAGCGCAAGAATGGCGACGAGGCCATCAACCGCATCTCGGACAAGCTGGAGCGAACCCTCGAGAGCTTCGCTGAGACAAGCCGCAGCGCGCGCGACACCGCAGCGCAGTACAATACCGAGATGCAGGCTCAGGTCGACAAGGTGGATTCCGGCGATGATCGCGAGGAAATCCGCAACCTGGCCGCCGTCGCCATGGCGATGATCGAGCGCACGCGCCATCTTGAACAGGAAATGCGCCGCAGCGAGAGCGAGGCGGATTCGCTGCGGGTGAGCCTTGCCAAGGCGCGGCGCGATGCCGAACACGATCACTTGACCGGCCTGCCCAACCGGCGCGCCTTCGAAGGTCTGCTCGAAAGCCACTTCCGTGAAGCCCAGCAGGAACTCGACGCTCTGAGCGTGGCCTTCTGCGACATCGATCACTTCAAGAAGATCAACGATACCCATGGACACGATGCGGGCGACCGCGTGCTTCAGGCAGTCGCGGCGACGCTGGCCAAGATCACCGACGACAACTGCCACGTCGCGCGCCACGGCGGCGAAGAATTCGTCATGCTGTTCCGCGGTCTTGGCAAGACGGCTGCCAAGGAAAAGCTCGACTCGGTGCGCGAGGTCTTCGCACGTCGCAAATTCGTGAACCGGCGCACCGATGAGCCGATCGGCACGATCACCTTTTCCGGCGGCGTGGCCGATGTCTTCGCCTATCCCACCACGCGCGATGCGCTCAAGGCGGCGGACATCGCGCTCTATTCCGCCAAGGAACAGGGCCGCAACCAGATCGTCGCGGCCTGA
- a CDS encoding VOC family protein, translating to MKVSGIDHVNILTDDLEKTASFYETVLGLTRSENPAIASGVAGFWMRDATGAPIVHLIDRGTVSGRYDAYRPGEPTNALHHVALRCEGFAATCARLDELGCAYRVNDLSHINLMQINLSDPNAVNLELNFADL from the coding sequence ATGAAAGTCAGTGGCATCGACCACGTCAATATTCTTACGGACGATCTCGAGAAGACGGCATCGTTCTACGAGACTGTCCTCGGCCTGACGCGCAGCGAAAATCCGGCGATCGCCAGCGGCGTTGCCGGCTTCTGGATGCGCGACGCAACTGGTGCCCCCATCGTGCACCTCATAGACCGTGGGACCGTATCGGGACGCTACGACGCTTATCGGCCGGGCGAGCCGACCAATGCGCTGCATCACGTCGCCCTGCGCTGCGAAGGTTTCGCTGCGACATGTGCGCGGCTGGACGAATTGGGCTGCGCCTATCGCGTCAATGACCTGTCCCACATCAATCTCATGCAGATCAATCTGAGCGATCCCAATGCGGTCAACCTCGAGTTGAACTTCGCCGACCTTTGA